In one window of Saccharomyces paradoxus chromosome VII, complete sequence DNA:
- the MSP1 gene encoding protein-degrading AAA family ATPase MSP1 (Highly-conserved N-terminally anchored AAA-ATPase~similar to YGR028W) translates to MSRRFDLKTITDLSVLVGTGISLYYLVSRLLNDVESGPLSGKSKESKAKQSLQWEKLVKRSPALAEVTLDAYERTILSSIVTPEEINITFQDIGGLDPLISDLHESVIYPLMMPEVYSNSPLLQAPSGVLLYGPPGCGKTMLAKALAKESGANFISIRMSSIMDKWYGESNKIVDAMFSLANKLQPCIIFIDEIDSFLRERSSTDHEVTATLKAEFMTLWDGLLNNGRVMIIGATNRINDIDDAFLRRLPKRFLVSLPGSDQRYKILSVLLKETKLDEDDFDLQLIADNTKGFSGSDLKELCREAALDAAKEYIKQKRQLIDSGTIDVNDNSSLKIRPLKTKDFTKKLRMDATSTLSSQPLD, encoded by the coding sequence ATGTCTCGCAGATTTGATTTAAAGACGATTACTGATCTTTCCGTCCTAGTCGGGACTGGGATAtcattatattatttaGTTAGTCGACTACTCAACGATGTCGAATCAGGACCATTGTCCGGTAAATCAAAAGAATCAAAGGCCAAACAATCCTTACAATGGGAAAAATTGGTGAAAAGATCACCGGCATTGGCAGAGGTAACACTAGATGCATATGAAAGGACTATACTATCTTCCATTGTCACGCcggaagaaataaatattaCATTCCAGGATATTGGTGGTTTAGACCCGCTTATTTCAGATTTGCATGAAAGCGTTATATATCCCTTGATGATGCCAGAAGTATACTCTAATAGCCCTTTACTCCAAGCACCTAGTGGGGTCTTGCTATATGGGCCTCCAGGATGTGGTAAAACAATGTTGGCGAAGGCTCTAGCCAAAGAAAGTGGTGCTAACTTTATCTCAATAAGAATGTCGTCTATAATGGATAAATGGTACGGCGaatcaaacaaaatagTCGATGCAATGTTCTCATTGGCGAATAAGTTACAACCTTGTATAATATTCATTGACGAAATTGATTCATTCCTAAGAGAACGGTCTTCTACAGACCATGAAGTTACTGCAACCTTAAAAGCTGAATTTATGACTCTATGGGATGGTTTATTGAATAATGGAAGGGTTATGATTATCGGTGCTACTAATCGGATAAATGACATAGATGATGCATTTTTAAGGAGATTGCCAAAAAggtttcttgtttctttacCTGGTTCTGACCAACGTTATAAAATATTAAGTGTTCTATTGAAAGAAACTAAACTTGACGAAGACGATTTCGATTTGCAACTAATTGCGGACAATACCAAAGGATTTTCGGGGTCTGACTTGAAAGAGCTTTGTAGAGAGGCGGCCTTAGATGCAGCAAAGGAGTATATAAAACAGAAAAGGCAACTCATCGATAGTGGTACAATCGATGTTAACgataattcttctttgaagatCAGACcattaaaaacaaaagattttacaaaaaaattaaggaTGGATGCTACGAGTACATTGTCATCTCAACCACTtgattaa
- the ERV1 gene encoding flavin-linked sulfhydryl oxidase (Flavin-linked sulfhydryl oxidase of the mitochondrial IMS~similar to YGR029W): MKNSNNAQPLINTKPPVRAIDRMTDNLPQEGLSGRQIIYDEDGKPCRSCNTLLDFQYVTGKISNGLKNLSSNETLANTAASTNTPSDLVPGSRTYRKIDPPDVGQLGRSSWTLLHSVAANYPAKPTDQQKGEMKQFLNIFSHIYPCNWCAKDFEKYIRENAPRVGSREELGRWMCEAHNKVNVKLRKPKFDCDFWEKRWKDGWDE; encoded by the exons atgaaaaattcaaacaaTGCTCAACCTTTGATAAATACAAAGCCCCCCGTGAGAGCAATCGATAGAATGACAGATAATCTTCCACAAGAAGGTTTAAGTGGGAGGCAAATAATATACGACGAAGATGGGAAACC TTGTCGATCATGTAACACCCTACTTGATTTCCAATATGTGACTGGCAAGATATCGAACGGCCTGAAGAACCTTTCATCCAATGAAACCCTAGCAAATACGGCGGCTTCGACTAACACACCTTCAGATTTAGTACCTGGCTCAAGAACATACAGGAAAATTGACCCTCCTGACGTAGGGCAACTAGGTCGGTCTTCATGGACACTGTTGCATTCTGTAGCTGCCAACTATCCTGCTAAACCTACAGATCAACAGAAGGGGGAAATGAAACAGTTCTTGAATATATTCTCACATATTTATCCCTGCAACTGGTGTGCTAAAGACTTTGAAAAGTATATAAGAGAAAATGCACCACGAGTTGGATCAAGAGAAGAGCTTGGAAGGTGGATGTGTGAAGCTCATAATAAAGTCAATGTGAAATTGAGAAAACCTAAATTTGACTGTGATTTCTGGGAAAAAAGATGGAAGGACGGCTGGGACGAATAA